Proteins from one Chroococcidiopsis sp. CCMEE 29 genomic window:
- a CDS encoding metallothionein: protein MTTVTQMKCACETCLCVISLEDAIQKDGKPYCSEACAEGHSGGAGCGHTGCGCG from the coding sequence ATGACAACTGTAACTCAAATGAAATGCGCCTGTGAGACTTGCTTGTGTGTTATTTCCTTGGAAGATGCCATTCAAAAAGATGGTAAGCCTTACTGTAGTGAGGCTTGTGCCGAAGGTCATAGTGGCGGCGCAGGCTGTGGACATACTGGCTGTGGATGCGGCTGA